From a single Brassica napus cultivar Da-Ae chromosome C9, Da-Ae, whole genome shotgun sequence genomic region:
- the LOC106422085 gene encoding protein WHAT'S THIS FACTOR 1 homolog, chloroplastic, whose translation MAWLRLFSRTLKSGKPIVRSLPKISSSSPKPNPNLTTQPFSTSFLITKTPDKFKKKRKKPESARTKPVQHDSTRLQHFESLVTRDAHLRFLTRSKEFITKQPDRILRLDDAGKLYRELGFPRGRKVTRYIPKHPLIFQTYRHSDGKMWLGFSDFMEDLLEEERALMDSMELDRVNRVRKLLMMTKDKRILLSKIHHTRLLFGIPDDFRDRVGKYPDYFRVVTGQDGNRILELVNWDLNLSVSELERTFMVDEDKARRAFKFPLKHGIELELEEKDTRKLNQLNTLPLVSPYSDGWKLDVWTLEAEKYRVGIVHEFLSLTLEKRASIHHIVEFKDEFSLTRQTYQMLKKQPSTFYLAGTEMNWTVFLKDGYNGDGVLIRKDPQVLFNEKLYKIADMQQMDNDSHPIER comes from the coding sequence ATGGCTTGGCTCCGTCTCTTCTCTAGAACCCTAAAATCAGGCAAGCCAATAGTTCGATCACTTCCCAAAATCTCCTCGTCTTCCCCAAAACCAAACCCTAATTTAACAACCCAACCTTTCTCCACCTCATTCCTCATCACCAAAACGCCAGATAAATTCAAAAAGAAGCGGAAGAAACCCGAATCCGCCAGAACCAAACCCGTTCAACACGACTCAACCCGACTCCAACATTTCGAATCCCTCGTCACACGCGACGCCCATTTACGATTCCTAACCCGATCCAAAGAATTCATCACGAAACAGCCGGATCGGATTCTCCGCCTCGACGACGCAGGGAAGCTTTACCGTGAGCTAGGGTTCCCACGCGGCCGTAAGGTGACTCGTTACATCCCTAAACATCCTCTTATCTTTCAGACGTATCGACACAGCGATGGGAAGATGTGGTTAGGGTTTTCCGATTTCATGGAGGATTTGTtagaggaagagagagctttAATGGACTCGATGGAGCTTGATAGAGTTAATCGTGTACGGAAGCTCTTGATGATGACGAAAGATAAACGGATCTTACTTAGCAAAATCCATCACACTAGATTGCTTTTTGGGATTCCAGATGATTTCAGAGACCGGGTTGGGAAATACCCGGATTATTTCCGGGTTGTGACGGGTCAAGATGGGAACCGGATTCTTGAGTTGGTGAATTGGGACCTGAATCTTTCGGTGAGTGAGCTTGAAAGAACATTCATGGTGGACGAAGATAAAGCGAGAAGAGCGTTTAAGTTTCCATTGAAACATGGTATAGAACTGGAACTGGAAGAGAAAGATACGAGGAAGCTGAACCAGTTGAACACTTTACCTTTGGTTTCGCCTTATTCTGATGGTTGGAAGCTGGATGTGTGGACATTGGAAGCAGAGAAGTACCGTGTAGGGATCGTGCACGAGTTCTTGAGCTTGACGTTAGAGAAAAGAGCTTCGATTCATCACATTGTGGAATTCAAAGACGAGTTTAGCTTGACTAGACAGACTTACCAGATGCTTAAGAAGCAGCCCTCAACCTTTTACTTGGCTGGTACTGAGATGAACTGGACCGTGTTTTTGAAAGATGGTTACAACGGGGATGGTGTTTTGATCCGTAAAGATCCGCAGGTTTTGTTTAATGAAAAGCTGTATAAGATTGCAGATATGCAGCAGATGGACAATGATTCTCACCCAATAGAAAGATAA
- the LOC125593187 gene encoding uncharacterized protein LOC125593187 produces the protein MIAKSNRRFNNIRNREVRRKDFDHARLLYSQAFGTKKCLEALKANGRDIPQDIIDVFSEQEKHFELEAKRLDVGEIPETDLSLSPLLLDSPFINKHVLAGLDPYGSNTGLVDPGTVVSLRTPSSSHGEQSGDRLDDPAPFVEFETAPAADELIASKETSDNAPQLGGKVVTSPGGTQVGEGVLEISDSSSEDRSEGDPVEKTTGSELGDAEKSPGARSKLIETIEATPVDEQTEGISVDHPNSSADVPDRSIPPVANASED, from the coding sequence ATGATCGCGAAGAGTAATCGTCGGTTCAACAATATTCGCAACCGGGAGGTCCGTCGTAAGGATTTCGATCATGCCCGTCTCTTATACAGTCAAGCCTTTGGTACGAAGAAATGCCTTGAAGCTTTGAAGGCAAATGGGCGTGATATCCCGCAAGACATCATCGATGTGTTCTCCGAACAGGAAAAGCATTTTGAACTTGAGGCCAAGCGACTTGACGTCGGTGAGATCCCTGAGACCGATCTATCTCTTTCTCCGCTTTTACTCGACTCACCGTTCATCAACAAACATGTCTTGGCGGGACTCGATCCTTACGGGTCGAACACTGGACTTGTCGATCCCGGGACTGTGGTTTCTCTCCGAACTCCGAGTAGCTCTCATGGCGAACAGTCGGGTGATCGTCTTGATGATCCCGCACCCTTCGTTGAATTTGAGACTGCGCCTGCTGCAGACGAGCTTATTGCCTCCAAAGAAACCTCTGACAATGCTCCGCAGTTAGGCGGCAAGGTCGTAACCTCTCCGGGAGGTACGCAAGTTGGTGAAGGGGTCTTGGAGATTTCAGACTCTTCTTCAGAGGATCGGAGTGAAGGGGACCCAGTTGAGAAGACAACGGGTTCGGAGTTGGGTGACGCGGAGAAGAGCCCGGGCGCAAGGTCGAAACTTATCGAGACTATAGAAGCCACACCCGTCGATGAACAAACAGAAGGGATCAGCGTAGACCACCCAAATTCTTCCGCCGACGTCCCAGACAGATCAATTCCTCCAGTTGCCAATGCTTCTGAAGATTAA